From the Ignavibacteria bacterium genome, the window TCATTTCGAGTGCGCACGTTGCGGCATCATAAATGTGTCCTGAGTTCGCTGTTCGCTCTTCGCTGTTCGCTGTTCCGAAGGACACGGCCATATAGCTGTCACCAATTGTCTTGATCTTGACGACGTTGTGTTTCTCACACACTGCGTCAAGTGTGGTGAATATCTGCTCGAGCAAATGCACTACGTGACCTGACGGAATGCGGTCGCTGATAGATGTGAAGCCCACGATGTCCAGGAAGATCAGTGCTGCATTCTCATGATGATCATTTACTGTTTCACCGCGCGCTACTCTATCGGCAATGTGCTTTGGAAGTGTTGAGTGCAGCACGGCCATGTGTTTCTGGTGTTCGCGTTGAACAGCATCGATCTCGCGTTGTTTCTCTTGCATGGCCATCTTGGTTGCGGTTTCCTTGCCGTTGACCTCTTCTGTGATGCGTGTGAATTCGTTGTTGTGCTCTACGTATCCGGCAAGATCGTTTTGTTTCAATGCCAGATCGCGCAGAGATTTATGTATGTCGGCCTGCTTTGGAACAAGCGTGTGTTCTTGAGCGATCAGCAGTGCCGCTCGAAGAGTTGCTCTTGCTTCATCAAGGGTGCCATGATGCTCCTGAAGCGATGCACGGCTCTGTTCTTTTTGAACGACGATATGGGGATTATCAATCTGCAAAGTGTCCATGGTTTGCAGCAGAGCTTCAGCTTCGGCGTGCTCCCCTGATCCAATCATTGCCGTTATGATGTTGCCGATGACGCCTACCACGTCGCTGCGGTTGCCTAGCTCCTCGTGAATGGCAATTGCGCGGCGGTAGTGCTCGAGCCCCGCGAGGTAGTTGCCGGTGTTGCTGTGCACATTGCCGATGTTGCCAGTGACGACTGCCACGCCGCTGCGGTCGCCTAGCTCCTCATGCATTGCCAGCGCGCGGTGGTAGTGCTCGAGCGCCGCAGGGTAGTTGCCGGTGAAGTGGTGCACGTTACCGATGTTGCCGGTGGCGCGCGCCACGTAGCTGAGGTCGCCTAGCTGCTCGTGCATTGCCAGAGCGCGGTGGAAGTGCTCCAGCGCCGAGGGGTAGATGCCGGTGTGATAGTGCACGCCGCCGATGTTGCCGGTGACAAGTGCCACGTCGCTGCTGTCGCCTAGCTCCTCGTGCATTGCCAGCGCGCGGTGGTAGTGCTCGAGCGCCGCGGGGTAGTTGCCGGTGCTATAGTGCACGACGCCGATGCCGTTGGTGACACGTGCCACGCCGCTTCTGTCTCCAAGCTCCTGGTGCATTGCAAGAGCTCGGTGGAGCTGCTCGAGCGCCGCATGGTAGTCGCCGGAGTTCCGGTACACGTTGCCGATGTTCATGGTAACGCGTGCCACGCCGCTGCGGTTGCCTAGCTCCTCGTGCATTGCCAGGGCGTGGTGGTAGTGCTCCAGCGCCGCGGGGTAGTTGCTGCCAAGCGCGAAACCCACACCGCGAGCGGTGTGCGCCACTGCCTCGGCTTCTGACGTGGCCAGAGCGTGGAGCTCTTCAGCGCATTCCATCAATGAAGCGGCATCGCTATTACGCGTGGCATTATTCACAGCGTCTTTGAGTTCTTCGAAAGTGCGGGTGGACATGGGAATAAAGTTACGGAGATACGGATTTTCGGAGTTACTCGCCACAGGCTTTAGCCCGACGTACGGCGCGCCTCGATCCTCCCTTCGGCCGGACAGACTCCGCTCGGCATGACAGATAAGAAATGACGTTCATTGTTCCCAACCTCTGTTACGAACCGGCACGCCTTCACTAGCGAAGCGTGAGAGAGGGGGCAGGGGGGTGAGTTCTTGCTGGCGTAGGTTCCTCGTCGCTTCGCTCCTCGGAATGACGCTACCTCAATCCTATTCCCAATGATAGAAACGCGAGCACCATCAATGATGGTGCTCGCGTTTCTTTGTACAAAGACCAGCGGGGCCAGCGTCATCCCGAGAAGCGTAGCGACGAGGGACCTAGAGAAGAAAAAAAACTCCGCTCGGCATGACGTACTTTTGTAGGTCATAACGTCATAACAGTCATAACGTCATAAGCATAACCATGCGTCGCTCTCAAACAATTCGTGTTCTTGGTTTCCCGATCGATCTTGGTGCCGACCGCCGTGGGGTTGATATGGGGCCCTCTGCTCTGCGTATCGCCGATGTGGATCTCAAACTCGAAGAGCTTGGCTATACGGTGGTGGATGAAGGGGATATCCCGATCCGTAACATCGAGGTGCAGGAACTGCAGGACGCGAAGCTGAAGTATCTGCCGGAAGTGGCGGCGATGAGCTCGGTGCTTTCGTCGCGGGTGAAGGGGATCCTGGATGACGGACATTTCCCGCTGATCTTCGGCGGCGATCACTCGATGTCGGTTGGCTCTGTTGCGGGTATCGCTGCCCACTGCAAGGAACAGGGCAAGACGCTTGGAGTGATCTGGATCGATGCCCACGCGGATATGAATACGGCGGAAACAACACCAAGCGGAAATATCCACGGAATGCCCCTTGCCGTTGCAATGGGATATGGACACCCTTCTCTTCTTGGGATAGGGGGCGAGTTCACAAAACTGGATCCGCGCAACCTTGCCATTATCGGACTCCGCAGTATCGATGCGGGAGAACGGGAACTGATCAAGGAATTGGGCGTGGCGGCGTTTACGATGTTTGATGTGGACCGCCTTGGGATGTATGAGATCGCGTCTCGCGTCCTGGAGGATATGGGACGGAGTGTTGACCACCTACACATCTCCTTCGACATGGATGGCGTCGACCCCTCAGTTGCCCCGGGTGTTGGTACTCCGGTGGCAGGGGGCTTAACCATGCGCGAAGCCCACGTCTTTATGGAAATGATCTCCCAAGTAGAAGCCTATGCCTCGCTCGAGGTGGCCGAAGTGAATCCGATCCTCGATGATCGTAACAAGACCGCCGAGTTCGCAGCAGAGATCATTGCCTCGTCGATGGGAAAACGGATCCTCTGATCGTGCGCACCATCATCGTTGTTCTCGTGATGTGTTGCTCTGTGGTAACGTCACTCGCTGCCGATAGTCTGGTCATTGGTGCTACACGTCCGGCCCATAAAGGCAATCTCAAACCCGTTCGCGCCGAACTCTCGGCAATGTGGACGTTTGGTATTGATGCCGACGAGTTCTTCAAGGACTATCAACTGGTCCTGGGCGGCAAGGCCAGCGGCTTCAACGCCCCCATGGGCTTTTCCGCATCACTCTCCACCTACCAACTCGGCAACGCCAGCATCGGCGTGATGGCAGGGTATTACAAGGCCGTGGTGCGGGAGAATTACGACTATAAACCGCTGATCACCGATACGTCGTTTGCGCCCCCTCAAAACATCACGCAGGATATTGCGCTCACGTGTATACCGGCGCTGCTGACGATCGACTACTACCCGCATGCCCGACAGTTCACGGGCTTCGTTGGGGCAGGCATTGGAATGGGCGCTGCCACCTTCCGTTGGACGGAGACCATCACCGAATCGCAGTCCATCGGCGCACGTCTCGGCGGCGAACGCTATAACGAAACACACCTCGTCCCGGCCGTCATGCTCCGCGCCGGTGTCTCCCTCGGACTCGATGACGAACTCGGCGCCAATATCCGCGCTGCCATCACCATGGAAGGGGGCTATCTGTACATGCCCCTTACCGCCCCTCTCTTTACCAAGACCGCCGACTCATTTGTGGCAGAAACACCTGCGCGGTTGCAGGGAGATTACAAGATCCAGACGGGTGGACTTCAACTCCGTATAGGATTTGTGCTCTTCATACGTCCACCAGCCAAGGCCGTGGGAAACTCGTGAGAATGTTCCTTTGCAAGGAGCAGATTCCTTCCTACATTTCCCATGGTTAGTTGCCGAAGCACTTCATACATTCATTGACAAAGGAGACGATCGTGGATATCCATATCACCACCCGCCATTGCACTCTTACCGATACCGAACACCAAGCCGCCGTTGACGCCGCAACACACTTCGAAAAATTCCACAGCTCCATCATCCGCGTCGATGCCATCGTTGATGAAGGCCCCCTCACCAAAACCTGCGAATTCACCGTCAAGATCAATGGTCAACTCATCGTTGCCAAAGAATCCGCCCCAGACTTCGGCAAGGCCATCCACGACGCCGCACAGAAGATCCAACGCCAGCTGACGAAGATCCATGATAAGCAGACAAGTCACTAGTTACCAGTTACTAGGTACTAGTTACTAGTTACCCCGTAACCCCGTAACCCTGTAACCCTGTAACCCCGTAACCCCGTAATTGAATGATTGAGTAACTAGTAACTAGTAACCAGTAACCAGTAACTAGTAACTAGTAACCAGTAACCAGTAACTAGTAACTAAAAAGAATGCCTTCTCTCCGCGCCTCTCCTCCCATCTTCAAGGAATCCATAACGGTTCGTGAGTTGCTCACGGGTCCGGTGCACTTGCGTCCGCTTACGGGTGAGGTGGGGCTGGATAATTCCATTACGGACAAGAGTTTGCACAGGCCGCAATTGGCGCTGGCTGGGTATACGGAGTTCTTTACCTACTACCGCGTGCAGCTCTTTGGCAACACGGAGTTCTATTACCTGAAGTCGCTGTCGCCGGAGCGTCGGGCAGAGGCGTTTGCGCGCATCTGTTCGTTCAATGTGCCGGTGATCGTCTGCGCTAACGACCATGTGCTGGATGATGACCTTGTGCATCTGGCAGAGGCAAAGGGCATTGCGGTGTTTGCAACGCCGTTCGATACAACAAAGACGATCTATCTGCTGAGTGAATACCTGGACGATCAGTTCACGGCCCAACTCTCGGTGCATGGATCGTTTGTTGATGTCTACGGCGTGGGTATGCTCTTTACGGGATCGAGCGGTATTGGCAAGAGTGAGATCGCTCTGGACCTTGTGGAAAGGGGCCACCGACTCGTAGCTGATGATATCGTGGTCCTCACCAAGAAACGCGAAAGTATCCTCATGGGTACGGGCACGTCCTTGGTAAAACACTTCATGGAGATCCGCGGTCTGGGTGTGATCGATGTGCGCGAGATGTTCGGCATCCGCTCTATTCGTTTCCAGAAACGATGTGAACTCATCGTTGAACTTGAGGTGTACGACGAAAAACGTGAATACAATCGCACGGGCCTTGATGAGTCCACGCTGGACCTCCTGGGCGTGCAAATGCCGTCGGTCAAACTCCCGATCTTCCCGGGAAAGAACGTCACGGTGATCTCCGAAACCATTGCTCTTAACTATCTCCTGCGCACCTATGGCTACAATGCCTCCAAGGTCTTCTCAGACCGACTCCAAGAAGAGATCGCTCGACGCCGTAATACAAAAGGCAGCATCGATCAAAGGACGGTTACGTATTTCCAGTCTGATGACGAGTAGTATCGCAGTACTCTTAATGGTTCCTGCGCTCTTCTTGATGTCATGTGGGGGTGATGAGCAGGGTGGTAGTGGGGGAGCTGCGGGTGACGCAGTTGTTGGCGAGTGGGTGGTGATCCACGAGCTTTCTGATCCGGAGGGATTGAATCCGATGATCACGAATGATGCATCGGCGAGTGCGGTGTTTGAGCGGGTGTATGAGAAGATGTTGGCGCAGGACTTTGTCACAACGGACTTGTATCCGGTGCTGGCGGAGGCACGTCCAACCATCAGTGATGATCATCTGACGTATACCTTCAAACTGCGTGACGGGATAACGTTCAGTGATGGGAAGCCCCTTACCGCAAAAGATGTGGTGTTCTCGTATAAGGTGGTGAAGAACCCGCTGATCACGGACGGAGCGGCGCTAAGGAATTATTATGAGTCGGTGAAGGATGTGGTGTCACCCGATGATAAAACGGTGGTGATCACGATGTCGCAACCGTATTTCCTGGCAGAATATTTCCTGGGCGGACTCTGGATCGTTCCAAAACACATCTTCGATCCAAAGGGGCTTACCGACCGCTATACGTTTGATGAAGCCAACTCGATGGAGAAGGCGCAGGCCAATGCGGCGCTGAAGGACTTTGCTACGTGGTATAACACAGCAGAAGTGAAGCGCGATACAAAGCTCAACGTTGGTTCCGGACCATACATCTTTGACGAATGGAAGACAGGGGAATCCGTCACACTACGTCGGAATCCAAAACACTGGGCGGCCGGCAAGGACAAGTGGAACCCGGCCTACGTGGAGAAGCTGATCTACAAGGTGGTAAACGACAGAAACTCGGCCGTGGTGGCGCTGAAGAACGGCGAGCTCGACTTCATGGAATACGTACCGGCATCGAAGTTCGCAGAAGAGATCGATACCGTGGCCACTCCGTTCTTGCGCAAATACGCCTTCCCAACACAGGCCTATTCCTACATCGGCTTCAATACAGAACGTGCTGTGCTCTCCGATCCAAAGGTTCGCAAGGCCATGGCGTATTGTCTGGACCGCGATGCCCTTATCAAACAGGTTGTACGGGGCTTGGCAGTAAAGGTGAACTCACCGATCTATCAACAGCGTCCGGAGTATGATGCCTCGGTGCCGAACATCGACTACAACCCCAACACCGCAAAACAACTCCTGGCAGAAGCAGGGTGGGCAGATACGGATGGTGACGGAGTGTTGGATAAGGTCCTGGGTGGACGCAGGACGCCCCTCCATGTGAGTTTCCTGATCAACGCCGGCAATGAGATGCGCGAGGCCATTGCCATCACCATGTCCGAAGAGCTCCGCAAGATCGGCGTCAAGATGGACATCCGGAAGCTCGAGTGGAGCGTCTTCCTAGAGAACCTCCGCACGCGCAATTTTGAAATGTACATCGGCGGGTGGGTGAACGACCCAATCCCGAGCGACCCGTATCAGATCTGGCACTCGTCGCAGATCGGGAATAAGGGCAGTAACTATGTGGGGTTCCGGAACAAGCGGGCCGACCAGTTGCTCGACCTCAACCGCACCGAGTTTGACGAAACCAAGAGGATCGCCTACATGAAGGAATTCCAGCAGATCGTTGCTACGGAACAGCCTTACATCTTCTTGTGGAGTCCACTCTACCCAAGCGTCTACAACACCCGTCTCCAAAACGTCAACTACTCCGCTGTGCGGCCCGGCTACAATCCAACCCAATGGTGGGTGCCCAAGGCCCAATGGAAATACGCACCGGTCCAATAGTCCAACCTCATGCCCCTAAAACGACACGAGCTCCGGGAGATCATCGGCGGGGGTGAGTCATCCACCGTTGAGTTCAAGCGCAAGTTCACCACCACGGAGAAGATCGCGCGGGAGATCATTGCCTTTGCCAATACGGTAGGGGGCTATCTGTTACTTGGGGTGGACGATGACGGCACCGTTGTGGGTGTGCGCAGTGAGAAGGAGCAGGTGGGGCAGGTAGAGGTAGCCACCTTTGCCATTGTTCCGCCGTTGCAGGTGGATGTTGAGATCATCGAGATCGACTTCAAGGACGTGGTTGTGATCCGCGTTCCCAACAGTGACGCCAAGCCACACAGGTACATCTCCGACGACCCAAACGAACGTCCCCACGAGCGTAAGGCCTATATCCGTCAAGGAGAAAACTCCGTCACCGCAAGTAAGGAAATGACCAAGATCCTTGCCGGGCAGAGTCCGGCAGCGGCGCCCATCACCATCAGCATTGGCGACCGAGAACGTCGCCTCTTCACCTACCTCGAACGTCACGGCAAGGCCAGCATCCCCGACTTCGCCCGCCTGGTCAACATCTCCAAACGCCGTGCCGCCCAGATCATGGTCAAGCTCGTCCGCGCCGGCGTGGTCCACATCCATGCGGATGGATCGGGGGATTACTATACGTTAGTCTGAATAGCGTCCGTCATGCCGAGCGTAGTCGAGGCACAAGGCGACAGGGCGAAGAGGCGAAGAGGCACGTCCGTCATGCCGAGCGTAGCCGAGGCACGTCTTAACGTCAAGAACTCTCCCCCCGTCCCCCTCCCTCACGCTTCGCTAGGGAGGGGGTGCCGTTTCCTGTTAGCAGTCAGTGGTCACTACACAGCGAATAGCGAATAGCGAATAGCGAATAGCGAACAGCGAATAGCGAATAGC encodes:
- a CDS encoding tetratricopeptide repeat protein yields the protein MSTRTFEELKDAVNNATRNSDAASLMECAEELHALATSEAEAVAHTARGVGFALGSNYPAALEHYHHALAMHEELGNRSGVARVTMNIGNVYRNSGDYHAALEQLHRALAMHQELGDRSGVARVTNGIGVVHYSTGNYPAALEHYHRALAMHEELGDSSDVALVTGNIGGVHYHTGIYPSALEHFHRALAMHEQLGDLSYVARATGNIGNVHHFTGNYPAALEHYHRALAMHEELGDRSGVAVVTGNIGNVHSNTGNYLAGLEHYRRAIAIHEELGNRSDVVGVIGNIITAMIGSGEHAEAEALLQTMDTLQIDNPHIVVQKEQSRASLQEHHGTLDEARATLRAALLIAQEHTLVPKQADIHKSLRDLALKQNDLAGYVEHNNEFTRITEEVNGKETATKMAMQEKQREIDAVQREHQKHMAVLHSTLPKHIADRVARGETVNDHHENAALIFLDIVGFTSISDRIPSGHVVHLLEQIFTTLDAVCEKHNVVKIKTIGDSYMAVSFGTANSEERTANSGHIYDAATCALEMIASLDTLVITMPPSLGETSWTNDIGEIKVRIGMHCGPVTAGVIGTARMQYDVWGDTVNVASRMESTSEPGKIHVSEAFATLLPATSSGDSFERPLQVLERGEIEVKGKGMMKTYWLE
- the rocF gene encoding arginase, which gives rise to MRRSQTIRVLGFPIDLGADRRGVDMGPSALRIADVDLKLEELGYTVVDEGDIPIRNIEVQELQDAKLKYLPEVAAMSSVLSSRVKGILDDGHFPLIFGGDHSMSVGSVAGIAAHCKEQGKTLGVIWIDAHADMNTAETTPSGNIHGMPLAVAMGYGHPSLLGIGGEFTKLDPRNLAIIGLRSIDAGERELIKELGVAAFTMFDVDRLGMYEIASRVLEDMGRSVDHLHISFDMDGVDPSVAPGVGTPVAGGLTMREAHVFMEMISQVEAYASLEVAEVNPILDDRNKTAEFAAEIIASSMGKRIL
- the raiA gene encoding ribosome-associated translation inhibitor RaiA, producing MDIHITTRHCTLTDTEHQAAVDAATHFEKFHSSIIRVDAIVDEGPLTKTCEFTVKINGQLIVAKESAPDFGKAIHDAAQKIQRQLTKIHDKQTSH
- the hprK gene encoding HPr(Ser) kinase/phosphatase, translated to MPSLRASPPIFKESITVRELLTGPVHLRPLTGEVGLDNSITDKSLHRPQLALAGYTEFFTYYRVQLFGNTEFYYLKSLSPERRAEAFARICSFNVPVIVCANDHVLDDDLVHLAEAKGIAVFATPFDTTKTIYLLSEYLDDQFTAQLSVHGSFVDVYGVGMLFTGSSGIGKSEIALDLVERGHRLVADDIVVLTKKRESILMGTGTSLVKHFMEIRGLGVIDVREMFGIRSIRFQKRCELIVELEVYDEKREYNRTGLDESTLDLLGVQMPSVKLPIFPGKNVTVISETIALNYLLRTYGYNASKVFSDRLQEEIARRRNTKGSIDQRTVTYFQSDDE
- a CDS encoding putative DNA binding domain-containing protein yields the protein MPLKRHELREIIGGGESSTVEFKRKFTTTEKIAREIIAFANTVGGYLLLGVDDDGTVVGVRSEKEQVGQVEVATFAIVPPLQVDVEIIEIDFKDVVVIRVPNSDAKPHRYISDDPNERPHERKAYIRQGENSVTASKEMTKILAGQSPAAAPITISIGDRERRLFTYLERHGKASIPDFARLVNISKRRAAQIMVKLVRAGVVHIHADGSGDYYTLV